A window of the Azospirillum formosense genome harbors these coding sequences:
- a CDS encoding hydrolase — MLLSRERSVLVVVDIQEKLMPAIAESARVERNAATLLKAAALLGVPAFATEQYPKGLGPTAASLRALLPPDGVVEKISFSAAREPAFLERLERLGRRQVVLAGSEAHVCVMQTALSLVGLGFEVVLVADAVSSRTPANAELGIARMRAAGATIVSTEMVLFEWMERSDIPAFKAVLDLIR, encoded by the coding sequence ATGCTACTGTCTCGCGAACGTTCCGTCCTGGTGGTGGTCGATATCCAGGAAAAGCTGATGCCGGCGATCGCCGAGTCCGCACGGGTGGAACGCAACGCCGCCACGCTGCTGAAGGCGGCCGCCCTGCTCGGCGTGCCCGCCTTCGCCACCGAACAGTATCCCAAGGGCCTCGGCCCGACCGCTGCGTCGCTGCGCGCATTGCTGCCGCCCGACGGGGTGGTGGAGAAGATCAGCTTCTCCGCCGCGCGGGAGCCGGCCTTCCTGGAGCGGCTGGAGCGGCTGGGCCGCCGTCAGGTCGTGCTGGCCGGGTCGGAGGCCCATGTCTGCGTCATGCAGACCGCGCTGTCGCTGGTCGGGCTAGGGTTCGAGGTGGTGCTGGTGGCCGACGCCGTGTCGTCGCGCACGCCCGCCAACGCGGAGTTGGGCATCGCCCGCATGCGCGCCGCAGGGGCGACCATCGTGAGCACGGAAATGGTTCTGTTCGAGTGGATGGAGCGGTCGGACATCCCCGCCTTCAAGGCGGTGCTGGACCTGATCCGCTGA
- a CDS encoding alpha/beta fold hydrolase, with the protein MSDRIPLILLPGMPLDAALWEHQARHLADVAEPAVGDLTGHDSVAALAAAVLASAPERFALAGLSMGGYVAFEILRQAPERVAKLALLDTSARPDTPEQTATRQDAVRLVGQGRLRQVVAAGMPRLVHPDRTGEAALVESVQAQAQRVGADGYIRQQTAIMNRPDSRPGLGAIACPTLVLCGRQDAITPPALHEEIAGGIPGARLALIEDCGHLSAMEQPQAVTALLRQWLLYA; encoded by the coding sequence ATGAGCGACCGGATTCCCCTGATCCTGCTGCCCGGCATGCCGCTGGACGCGGCGCTGTGGGAGCATCAGGCCCGCCATCTCGCCGATGTGGCGGAGCCGGCCGTCGGCGACCTGACCGGCCATGACTCGGTGGCCGCCCTCGCCGCTGCGGTGCTGGCGTCGGCGCCGGAGCGGTTCGCCCTCGCCGGCCTGTCGATGGGCGGCTACGTGGCCTTCGAGATTCTGCGGCAGGCGCCGGAGCGGGTGGCAAAGCTCGCCCTGCTCGACACCAGCGCCCGCCCGGACACGCCGGAGCAGACCGCCACCCGCCAGGACGCCGTGCGTCTGGTGGGGCAGGGCAGGTTGCGGCAGGTGGTCGCGGCCGGGATGCCGCGCCTCGTCCATCCCGACCGGACGGGCGAAGCGGCCTTGGTCGAGTCGGTGCAGGCCCAGGCCCAGCGGGTCGGGGCGGACGGCTACATCCGCCAGCAGACGGCCATCATGAACCGCCCGGACAGCCGCCCCGGGCTGGGGGCCATCGCCTGCCCGACGCTGGTGCTGTGCGGGCGGCAGGACGCCATCACGCCCCCCGCGCTGCACGAGGAGATCGCCGGGGGCATCCCCGGCGCCCGCCTCGCCCTGATCGAGGATTGCGGCCATTTGTCGGCCATGGAGCAACCGCAGGCGGTCACCGCCCTGCTGCGGCAGTGGCTGCTCTACGCCTGA